Proteins encoded within one genomic window of Macaca fascicularis isolate 582-1 chromosome 16, T2T-MFA8v1.1:
- the LOC135967949 gene encoding uncharacterized protein, which yields MERGGEPSPFFRSGDGSVQQGPSGPRRCHVYAPFGSKGGVGLDIALWKGGRGRCHGQGKWLRVARPRASIGEALVSRGIAASGPGAAEPETDGGASQCGGRAGSRDWGPLPRPSAGRVVCRGHVTSPAVRPHLLG from the coding sequence ATGGAGCGGGGGGGAGAGCCGTCCCCCTTTTTCAGGTCTGGGGACGGAAGCGTCCAGCAGGGCCCCAGCGGCCCACGACGTTGCCACGTGTACGCTCCTTTCGGGAGCAAGGGGGGCGTTGGCTTGGACATTGCGTTGTGGAAGGGTGGCCGGGGGCGCTGCCACGGGCAGGGAAAATGGCTCCGAGTCGCCCGGCCTCGGGCATCAATCGGCGAGGCCCTGGTGTCGCGCGGGATCGCCGCCTCTGGCCCAGGGGCCGCTGAGCCGGAGACAGATGGCGGAGCTTCCCAGTGCGGGGGCAGGGCTGGCAGCCGAGACTGgggccccctcccccgcccctctGCCGGCCGGGTCGTCTGCCGTGGCCACGTGACCAGCCCCGCCGTGCGGCCTCACCTGTTGGGCTGA